A genomic segment from Sciurus carolinensis chromosome 1, mSciCar1.2, whole genome shotgun sequence encodes:
- the Crp gene encoding C-reactive protein isoform X2, with protein MSKKAFVFPKESDNSYVSLKAELKKPLKAFTLCFHIYTELAKTRGYSIFSYATKKQFNDILVFWSFGRGYLISVGGPEIFFNVPEVTMTPVHICVNWESITGIVELWVDGKPRVRKSLNKGYSVGTEAIIILGQDQDSFGGGFDANQSLVGDLGDVNMWDFVLTPDQINMVYVGGTFSPNVLDWRALKYEAHGEVFIKPQLWP; from the coding sequence ATGTCTAAGAAGGCCTTTGTATTTCCTAAAGAATCGGATAATTCCTACGTATCCTTGAAAGCAGAGTTAAAGAAGCCACTGAAAGCCTTCACCTTGTGCTTCCACATCTACACTGAACTGGCCAAGACACGAGGATACAGTATTTTCTCTTATGCTACCAAGAAACAATTTAATGATATCCTTGTATTTTGGTCTTTTGGTAGAGGATATCTTATTTCAGTGGGTGGgcctgaaatatttttcaatgttcCTGAAGTGACTATGACTCCGGTACACATTTGTGTTAACTGGGAGTCCATCACAGGGATTGTAGAGCTCTGGGTGGATGGGAAGCCCAGGGTGAGGAAGAGTCTGAATAAGGGATACTCAGTGGGGACAGAGGCAATAATCATCCTGGGACAGGATCAAGATTCATTTGGTGGAGGCTTTGATGCAAACCAGTCTTTGGTGGGAGACCTTGGAGATGTGAACATGTGGGACTTTGTGCTGACTCCAGATCAGATCAATATGGTGTATGTTGGTGGGACCTTCAGTCCCAATGTCCTGGACTGGCGAGCGCTGAAATATGAAGCACATGGTGAGGTGTTCATCAAGCCCCAGCTGTGGCCATGA
- the Crp gene encoding C-reactive protein isoform X1 yields the protein MTMEKLLWCFLVWISFSNAFGQKDMSKKAFVFPKESDNSYVSLKAELKKPLKAFTLCFHIYTELAKTRGYSIFSYATKKQFNDILVFWSFGRGYLISVGGPEIFFNVPEVTMTPVHICVNWESITGIVELWVDGKPRVRKSLNKGYSVGTEAIIILGQDQDSFGGGFDANQSLVGDLGDVNMWDFVLTPDQINMVYVGGTFSPNVLDWRALKYEAHGEVFIKPQLWP from the exons ATGACCATGGAGAAGCTGCTGTGGTGTTTTCTGGTGTGGATCAGCTTCTCTAATGCTTTTGGCCAGAAAG ACATGTCTAAGAAGGCCTTTGTATTTCCTAAAGAATCGGATAATTCCTACGTATCCTTGAAAGCAGAGTTAAAGAAGCCACTGAAAGCCTTCACCTTGTGCTTCCACATCTACACTGAACTGGCCAAGACACGAGGATACAGTATTTTCTCTTATGCTACCAAGAAACAATTTAATGATATCCTTGTATTTTGGTCTTTTGGTAGAGGATATCTTATTTCAGTGGGTGGgcctgaaatatttttcaatgttcCTGAAGTGACTATGACTCCGGTACACATTTGTGTTAACTGGGAGTCCATCACAGGGATTGTAGAGCTCTGGGTGGATGGGAAGCCCAGGGTGAGGAAGAGTCTGAATAAGGGATACTCAGTGGGGACAGAGGCAATAATCATCCTGGGACAGGATCAAGATTCATTTGGTGGAGGCTTTGATGCAAACCAGTCTTTGGTGGGAGACCTTGGAGATGTGAACATGTGGGACTTTGTGCTGACTCCAGATCAGATCAATATGGTGTATGTTGGTGGGACCTTCAGTCCCAATGTCCTGGACTGGCGAGCGCTGAAATATGAAGCACATGGTGAGGTGTTCATCAAGCCCCAGCTGTGGCCATGA